A portion of the Ralstonia nicotianae genome contains these proteins:
- a CDS encoding nuclear transport factor 2 family protein has product MTQPIPAGLAAPARATLGAWHAMLESGDLDALDMLFAEDVVFRSPVAHTPYPGRNAAALVLRTVVTVFEAFRYHRSFATDDGASVVLEFSAAVAGKSLKGIDMIRFDADGKIIEFEVMVRPATGLQALGAAMGAKLGDQLGRLKTGA; this is encoded by the coding sequence TTGACCCAGCCGATTCCCGCCGGTTTGGCCGCCCCTGCCCGAGCCACGCTCGGCGCCTGGCACGCCATGCTGGAGAGCGGCGACCTGGACGCGCTCGACATGCTGTTCGCCGAGGACGTCGTCTTCCGCTCGCCGGTGGCGCACACGCCTTACCCCGGCCGCAACGCCGCGGCGCTGGTGCTGCGCACCGTCGTCACCGTCTTCGAGGCGTTCCGCTACCACCGCAGCTTCGCCACCGACGACGGGGCGAGCGTGGTGCTCGAATTCAGCGCCGCCGTTGCCGGCAAGTCGCTCAAGGGCATCGACATGATCCGCTTCGATGCCGACGGCAAGATCATCGAGTTCGAAGTGATGGTCCGCCCGGCCACCGGCCTGCAAGCGCTCGGCGCCGCGATGGGTGCGAAGCTGGGCGACCAGCTCGGCCGGCTCAAGACCGGTGCCTGA
- a CDS encoding efflux RND transporter periplasmic adaptor subunit has protein sequence MKIERLRRHGGVHVLLAAMLAGCGPSEPQSAPPAAEVATTTVAPAHLELTEDLPGRVAAVRVAEIRPQVSGIVQRRLFEQGTEVRAGQPLFQINPAPFRADADTAAAALRRAEAALARARVQTTRLQPLVEADAVSQQAYDDAVSQRDQTAADVEQARATLARRQLDLKFATVEAPIPGRIDQALVTEGALVSSGDSNPMARIQQIDQVYVDVRRPASSLEALRQTLATQKTGAGDGLPVAVLRSNGEPYEAKGHILFSGINVDAGTGDVLLRVLVNNPQRQLLPGMFVRARVPHARYTDALTVPQQAVVRVGGQPQVWTLDANSHARLKPVELGELADRRYRIRAGLSAGQKIVVEGMERLSDGAAVAAHDWKSPEPVPAGPAR, from the coding sequence ATGAAGATCGAGCGACTGCGCCGCCATGGCGGCGTGCATGTCCTGCTGGCGGCGATGCTGGCGGGTTGCGGGCCATCCGAACCGCAAAGCGCCCCGCCCGCGGCCGAGGTTGCCACCACCACCGTGGCGCCTGCCCACCTGGAACTGACTGAAGACCTGCCCGGCCGCGTGGCAGCGGTGCGCGTTGCCGAGATCCGGCCGCAGGTCAGCGGCATCGTGCAGCGCCGGCTGTTCGAGCAAGGCACCGAGGTGCGCGCCGGCCAGCCGCTGTTCCAGATCAACCCGGCCCCCTTCCGGGCCGATGCGGACACGGCCGCCGCCGCCCTGCGGCGGGCCGAGGCCGCGCTGGCGCGCGCACGGGTGCAAACGACACGGCTCCAGCCCCTGGTCGAGGCCGATGCAGTCAGCCAGCAGGCCTACGACGACGCGGTGTCGCAGCGCGACCAGACCGCCGCCGATGTGGAGCAGGCCCGCGCCACGCTGGCGCGGCGACAGCTCGACCTGAAGTTCGCCACGGTGGAGGCCCCGATCCCGGGTCGCATCGACCAGGCGCTGGTCACCGAGGGGGCGCTGGTCAGCAGCGGCGACAGCAACCCGATGGCACGCATCCAGCAGATCGACCAGGTCTACGTCGACGTGCGCCGTCCGGCGTCCTCGCTCGAGGCCCTGCGGCAGACGCTGGCGACGCAGAAGACGGGCGCCGGCGACGGCCTGCCGGTGGCGGTGCTGCGCAGCAACGGCGAGCCGTATGAGGCCAAGGGGCACATCCTGTTCTCCGGCATCAACGTCGACGCCGGCACCGGAGACGTCCTGCTGCGCGTATTGGTGAACAATCCGCAGCGGCAACTGCTCCCGGGCATGTTCGTGCGCGCGCGGGTGCCGCATGCGCGCTACACCGACGCGCTGACGGTGCCGCAGCAGGCGGTGGTGCGCGTGGGCGGGCAACCGCAGGTCTGGACGCTCGACGCGAACAGCCACGCGCGCCTCAAGCCGGTGGAGCTGGGCGAACTGGCGGATCGCCGCTATCGCATCCGCGCGGGGCTCAGCGCCGGACAGAAGATCGTGGTCGAGGGGATGGAGCGTCTTTCCGACGGCGCCGCGGTCGCCGCGCACGACTGGAAGTCTCCCGAGCCCGTTCCCGCGGGCCCCGCGCGCTGA
- a CDS encoding NAD(P)H-dependent flavin oxidoreductase: protein MSLPPILRNRLSVPVVGSPLFIISNPDLVIAQCKAGVVGSFPALNARPAELLETWLQRITTALAEYDAQHPDKPSAPFAVNQIVHKSNDRLEHDLALCVKYKVPIVITSLGAREEVNHAVHSYGGIVLHDVINNTFAKKAIDKGADGLIAVAAGAGGHAGTTSPFALIHEIREWFDGPLLLSGAIANGNAILAALAAGADLAYVGSAFIATEEANAIEAYKQAIVESTASDIIYTNLFTGVHGNYLRKSIVASGLDPDALPESDPSKMNFGSGDGAKAKAWKDIWGAGQGVGAVKRVVPAAELVRRFAKEFEMARRRLGHIEALRTPTGASATTA, encoded by the coding sequence ATGTCATTGCCGCCGATCCTGCGGAACCGCCTGTCCGTGCCCGTGGTGGGCTCGCCGCTGTTCATCATCTCCAATCCGGATCTCGTGATCGCCCAGTGCAAGGCCGGCGTGGTCGGCTCGTTCCCGGCGCTGAACGCGCGCCCGGCCGAGCTGCTGGAGACCTGGCTGCAGCGCATCACCACGGCGCTGGCCGAATACGATGCGCAGCATCCGGACAAGCCCTCGGCACCGTTCGCCGTCAACCAGATCGTGCACAAGTCCAACGACCGGCTCGAGCACGACCTGGCGCTGTGCGTGAAATACAAGGTGCCCATCGTCATCACCTCGCTGGGCGCGCGCGAGGAGGTCAACCACGCGGTGCACAGCTATGGCGGCATCGTGCTGCATGACGTCATCAACAACACCTTCGCCAAGAAGGCGATCGACAAGGGCGCGGACGGGCTGATCGCGGTGGCGGCCGGGGCGGGCGGCCATGCGGGCACGACCTCGCCGTTCGCACTGATCCACGAGATCCGCGAGTGGTTCGACGGCCCGCTGCTGCTGTCGGGCGCCATCGCCAACGGCAATGCCATCCTGGCGGCGCTGGCGGCCGGGGCGGACCTGGCCTACGTGGGCTCGGCCTTCATCGCCACCGAAGAGGCGAATGCGATCGAAGCCTACAAGCAGGCCATCGTGGAGAGCACCGCCAGCGACATCATCTACACCAACCTGTTCACCGGCGTGCACGGCAACTACCTGCGCAAGAGCATCGTGGCGTCCGGCCTGGACCCGGACGCGCTACCGGAGTCGGACCCGAGCAAGATGAACTTCGGCTCGGGCGATGGTGCCAAGGCCAAGGCCTGGAAGGACATCTGGGGCGCCGGCCAGGGCGTGGGCGCGGTCAAGCGCGTGGTGCCGGCGGCGGAGTTGGTCAGGCGCTTCGCGAAGGAGTTCGAGATGGCGCGCCGACGCCTCGGCCATATCGAGGCGCTGCGCACGCCGACCGGCGCTTCGGCGACGACGGCCTGA
- a CDS encoding response regulator, translating into MEILNQRGAAAVPVMPPPSGAAQSAQALILIAEDEPEIADILAAYLARSGLRSVHAADGREALELHLSLKPDLVLLDVQMPHVDGWKALSEIRHRGDTPVIMLTALDQDIDKLMGLRIGADDYVVKPFNPAEVVARTQAVLRRSMSGTGRRDQRVLRVAPFQIDLDNHEATVQLGKQRHALALTLTLTEFKLLAQLARAPKRVFSRAELLAACLPEGDTLERTVDSHISKLRKKLEDLGVNGMPVGVRGVGYRLWSLE; encoded by the coding sequence ATGGAGATACTGAATCAACGTGGAGCCGCCGCCGTGCCTGTCATGCCCCCACCGTCGGGCGCCGCCCAAAGCGCCCAGGCCTTGATCCTCATTGCCGAGGACGAGCCCGAGATCGCCGATATCCTCGCGGCGTATCTGGCACGCAGCGGCTTGCGCAGCGTGCACGCCGCCGACGGACGCGAGGCACTGGAACTGCACTTGTCCCTCAAGCCCGACCTTGTGCTGCTGGATGTGCAGATGCCCCACGTCGATGGCTGGAAAGCGCTTTCCGAGATCCGCCATCGGGGCGATACGCCCGTCATCATGCTGACGGCGCTGGACCAGGACATCGACAAGCTGATGGGGCTGCGCATCGGTGCGGATGACTATGTGGTCAAGCCCTTCAATCCGGCGGAAGTGGTGGCGCGCACGCAGGCGGTGCTGCGTCGGTCGATGTCCGGCACGGGTCGCCGCGATCAGCGCGTCTTGCGCGTGGCGCCGTTCCAGATCGACCTGGACAACCACGAAGCCACGGTGCAGCTTGGAAAGCAACGTCATGCCCTGGCATTGACGTTGACGTTGACCGAATTCAAGCTGCTGGCACAGTTGGCGCGTGCGCCCAAGCGGGTGTTCAGCCGCGCGGAACTGCTGGCCGCCTGCCTGCCGGAGGGCGACACCCTGGAGCGCACGGTGGACAGCCATATCAGCAAGCTGCGCAAGAAACTGGAAGACCTGGGCGTCAATGGCATGCCGGTCGGCGTTCGCGGTGTCGGCTACCGGCTCTGGAGCCTCGAATGA
- a CDS encoding ATP-binding protein, whose protein sequence is MKLAGLSRQIALSMMAMAFGVTLLVVLTSYAFYYLAMTYWSRDFCQASWLPTGPEWVWLIATTLAGLAMAIVVAVNLARRILVPLNSVADSLRRVARGDLGVRAIAGDRSLGEAALLADDFNALADQLQRVTEEQVFWNAAIAHELRTPVTILRGRLQGLAEGVFTPDEPQFRSLLTQVESLTRLIEDLRVVSLAESGHLDLQVRESDLVAEVKAVVAFFGDVLRAAGQHPVLDLEARRMRCDPVRIRQALLALLENVHRHAVPGSIRIQTRIEHGRCHLRVEDDGPGIPADFAPHVFEAFRRSDDARSSGGGGSGLGLAVVAAIAHAHGGQAICSQADGGGTLFELRWPEDCGPAPHPT, encoded by the coding sequence ATGAAACTGGCAGGGCTGAGCCGACAGATCGCGCTGTCGATGATGGCGATGGCGTTCGGCGTGACGTTGCTCGTCGTGCTGACGTCCTATGCGTTCTACTATCTGGCCATGACGTACTGGTCCCGCGACTTCTGCCAGGCGAGCTGGCTACCGACGGGGCCGGAGTGGGTGTGGCTGATCGCCACCACCCTGGCCGGTCTGGCGATGGCGATCGTCGTGGCGGTCAATCTGGCGCGCCGTATCCTGGTGCCGTTGAACTCGGTGGCCGACAGCCTTCGCCGGGTCGCCCGGGGCGATCTGGGCGTGCGTGCCATCGCGGGCGATCGCTCGTTGGGCGAGGCGGCCCTGCTCGCCGACGACTTCAACGCGCTGGCGGATCAGCTGCAACGCGTGACCGAAGAGCAGGTGTTCTGGAACGCTGCGATTGCCCACGAACTGCGCACGCCGGTCACCATACTGCGCGGACGCTTGCAGGGCCTGGCCGAAGGGGTCTTCACCCCCGATGAACCCCAGTTCCGCAGCCTGCTGACCCAGGTCGAAAGCCTGACCCGGTTGATCGAGGATCTGCGCGTGGTCAGCCTGGCGGAAAGCGGCCATCTGGACCTTCAGGTGCGGGAGTCCGACCTTGTCGCTGAAGTCAAAGCCGTCGTGGCGTTTTTTGGGGACGTGCTCCGCGCCGCGGGCCAGCACCCCGTCTTGGATCTGGAGGCGCGGCGCATGCGCTGCGATCCGGTCCGGATTCGGCAAGCGCTGCTGGCCCTGCTCGAAAACGTGCATCGGCATGCCGTGCCCGGTTCGATACGGATTCAGACGCGCATCGAACATGGAAGGTGCCATCTGCGTGTCGAGGACGATGGCCCGGGCATTCCCGCCGACTTCGCACCCCATGTCTTCGAGGCTTTCCGGCGCTCGGACGATGCGCGCTCGAGCGGAGGTGGGGGCAGCGGCCTGGGGCTGGCCGTGGTGGCTGCCATCGCGCATGCGCATGGTGGGCAGGCCATCTGCAGCCAGGCCGACGGCGGCGGCACGCTGTTCGAATTGCGCTGGCCCGAAGACTGCGGGCCAGCACCGCATCCGACCTGA
- a CDS encoding multidrug efflux RND transporter permease subunit: protein MPQFFIRRPVFAWVIALFIILLGAIAIPKLPIARYPSVAPPTVNLSATYPGATPQTMNDGVISLIERELSSVKNLLYFESSSDTSGSASIVATFKPGTDPAMAQVDVQNKLKAIEPRLPQVVRQNGLTVESASSGFLMIIGLQSDDGRFDETALSDYMARNVVEELRRIEGVGRVQLFGAEQAMRIWVDPAKLIAYGLSMNDLSAAISQQNAQIAPGSVGASPALPAQRVTVPLTVQGQLTTPEQFAAIVLRANANGSKVVMGDVARVELGAQSYGFINRENGKAATAAAVQLAPGANAVRTAEGVQARMAELSRTMPAGMSYSIPFNTAPFVKISIEKVIQTLIEAMVLVFLVMYLFLQNVRYTLIPAIVAPIALLGTFTIMLASGFSINVLTMFGMVLAIGIIVDDAIVVVENVERLMAQEGLSPRDATIKAMKEITGAVIGITLVLTAVFIPMALASGSVGVIYQQFTLSMAVSIVFSAFLALTLTPALCATLLKPVDPAHHEKRGVFGWFNRRFDRITQGYAARVGKLVTRTGRVMLVFGAIAAVLALAFRQLPSSFLPEEDQGYFMTTFQLPADATAERTLDVVKAFERHVASRASIQSNMSIVGFGFSGSGSNAAMAFTMLKDWDARNGATAQNEMRLAQQAMAGATEGTVMSLLPPAIDELGTSSGFTLRLQDRANQGDAALKAAETKLLELAAQSRIVSGVYPDGLPAGTSIRLDIDRQKAEALGVAFTSISETLSTAIGSLYVNDFPNAGRMQQVIIQADAPARMQIDDVLKLYVRNASGGMVPLSEVVRPVWSETPLQLVRFQGFPAARISGNAAPGASSGAAMAEMERLAAQLPPGFAIAWTGQSLQERQSAAQAPMLMALSMLVVFLVLAALYESWAIPLSVMLVVPLGLLGAVLAVLLRGMPNDVFFKVGMITVIGLSAKNAILIVEFAKQLREQGKGLVESAVTAARLRLRPILMTSLAFGLGVVPLMIAMGASAETQHAIGTGVFGGMVSATVLAIFFVPVFFVFVMGLQERFEAWRASRQAPPPPVSHQPQEG, encoded by the coding sequence ATGCCACAGTTCTTCATCCGGCGCCCGGTCTTCGCCTGGGTCATCGCCCTGTTCATCATCCTGCTGGGCGCGATCGCCATTCCGAAGCTGCCGATCGCGCGCTACCCCTCGGTCGCCCCGCCGACCGTCAATCTCTCCGCGACCTACCCCGGCGCCACGCCGCAGACCATGAACGACGGGGTGATCAGCCTCATCGAACGCGAGCTGTCGAGCGTCAAGAACCTGCTGTATTTCGAGTCCTCGTCCGACACGTCGGGCTCGGCGTCGATCGTCGCCACCTTCAAGCCGGGCACGGACCCGGCCATGGCGCAGGTCGACGTGCAGAACAAGCTCAAGGCCATCGAGCCGCGCCTGCCGCAGGTGGTGCGCCAGAACGGCTTGACCGTGGAGTCGGCATCGTCCGGCTTCCTGATGATCATCGGCCTGCAATCCGATGACGGCCGCTTCGACGAAACCGCGTTGAGCGACTACATGGCGCGCAACGTCGTCGAGGAACTGCGGCGCATCGAAGGCGTCGGCCGCGTGCAGTTGTTCGGCGCCGAGCAGGCGATGCGCATCTGGGTCGATCCGGCCAAGCTGATTGCCTATGGCCTGTCGATGAACGACCTGTCGGCGGCCATCAGCCAGCAGAACGCACAGATCGCGCCCGGCAGCGTCGGCGCGTCTCCGGCACTGCCGGCCCAGCGCGTGACGGTGCCGCTCACGGTGCAGGGACAGCTGACCACGCCGGAGCAGTTCGCCGCCATCGTGCTGCGCGCCAACGCCAACGGCTCCAAGGTCGTCATGGGCGACGTCGCGCGGGTCGAACTCGGCGCGCAGTCCTATGGCTTCATCAACCGCGAGAACGGCAAGGCCGCCACCGCCGCTGCCGTGCAACTCGCGCCGGGCGCCAACGCGGTACGCACCGCCGAAGGCGTGCAGGCGCGCATGGCGGAACTGAGCAGGACCATGCCGGCGGGCATGAGCTACTCGATTCCCTTCAACACCGCCCCCTTCGTCAAGATCTCGATCGAGAAGGTCATCCAGACGCTGATCGAAGCGATGGTGCTGGTGTTCCTGGTGATGTACCTGTTCCTGCAGAACGTGCGCTACACGCTGATCCCGGCCATCGTGGCGCCGATCGCGCTGCTCGGCACGTTCACCATCATGCTGGCCTCGGGCTTCTCGATCAACGTGCTGACCATGTTCGGCATGGTGCTGGCGATCGGCATCATCGTGGACGATGCCATCGTGGTGGTGGAGAACGTCGAACGCCTCATGGCCCAGGAGGGCCTGTCGCCCAGGGACGCCACGATCAAGGCGATGAAGGAGATCACCGGCGCGGTGATCGGCATCACCCTGGTGCTGACCGCGGTGTTCATTCCGATGGCCCTGGCCAGCGGCTCGGTCGGCGTGATCTACCAGCAGTTCACGCTGTCGATGGCGGTATCCATCGTGTTCTCGGCCTTCCTCGCGCTCACCCTGACGCCGGCGCTGTGCGCGACGCTGCTCAAGCCGGTCGATCCGGCCCACCATGAGAAGCGCGGCGTCTTCGGCTGGTTCAACCGCCGTTTCGACCGGATCACGCAAGGCTATGCAGCGCGCGTCGGGAAGCTGGTGACGCGCACGGGCCGCGTGATGCTGGTGTTCGGCGCAATCGCCGCGGTCCTGGCCCTGGCCTTCAGGCAACTGCCGTCGTCCTTCCTGCCGGAGGAGGACCAGGGCTACTTCATGACCACCTTCCAGTTGCCCGCCGACGCGACGGCCGAACGCACGCTGGACGTGGTCAAGGCATTCGAGCGGCATGTGGCCTCCCGTGCGTCGATCCAGTCCAACATGTCCATCGTGGGCTTCGGCTTCTCGGGGTCGGGCTCGAACGCGGCGATGGCCTTCACCATGCTGAAAGACTGGGACGCGCGCAACGGCGCCACGGCCCAGAACGAAATGCGCCTGGCCCAGCAGGCCATGGCCGGCGCCACGGAAGGCACGGTGATGAGTCTGCTGCCGCCCGCCATCGACGAACTGGGTACCAGCTCGGGCTTCACGTTGCGCCTGCAGGATCGCGCCAACCAGGGCGATGCCGCGCTCAAGGCGGCCGAGACCAAACTGCTCGAGCTGGCGGCGCAGAGCAGGATCGTCAGCGGCGTCTACCCCGACGGCCTGCCGGCCGGCACCAGCATCCGCCTTGACATCGACCGGCAGAAGGCCGAAGCGCTGGGCGTGGCGTTCACCAGCATCAGCGAGACACTGTCCACGGCGATCGGTTCGCTGTACGTCAACGACTTCCCCAATGCCGGGCGCATGCAGCAGGTCATCATCCAGGCCGACGCGCCGGCGCGCATGCAGATCGACGACGTGCTCAAGCTGTATGTACGCAACGCCAGCGGCGGCATGGTGCCGTTGTCCGAAGTGGTGAGACCGGTCTGGAGCGAGACGCCGCTGCAGCTCGTGCGCTTCCAGGGTTTTCCGGCCGCGCGCATCTCCGGCAACGCCGCGCCCGGCGCCTCCAGCGGTGCGGCCATGGCCGAGATGGAGCGCCTGGCCGCGCAGTTGCCGCCCGGCTTCGCCATTGCCTGGACGGGCCAGTCGCTGCAGGAGCGCCAGTCAGCCGCGCAGGCGCCGATGCTGATGGCGCTGTCGATGCTGGTGGTGTTCCTGGTGCTCGCCGCGCTGTACGAGAGCTGGGCCATTCCGCTGTCGGTCATGCTGGTGGTGCCCCTCGGCCTGCTCGGCGCGGTGCTCGCGGTGCTGCTGCGCGGCATGCCCAACGACGTGTTCTTCAAGGTCGGCATGATCACCGTGATCGGCCTGTCGGCCAAGAACGCCATCCTGATTGTCGAGTTCGCCAAGCAGTTGCGCGAGCAGGGCAAGGGGCTGGTGGAGTCGGCCGTGACCGCGGCCCGGCTGCGCCTGCGCCCGATCCTGATGACCTCGCTGGCCTTCGGCCTGGGCGTGGTGCCGCTGATGATCGCCATGGGCGCCAGCGCCGAGACCCAGCACGCCATCGGCACCGGCGTGTTCGGCGGCATGGTCAGCGCGACCGTGCTGGCCATCTTCTTCGTCCCCGTTTTCTTCGTGTTCGTGATGGGCCTGCAGGAACGCTTCGAGGCCTGGCGGGCATCCCGCCAGGCACCGCCTCCCCCGGTTT
- a CDS encoding universal stress protein, giving the protein MHQRILAAFDGSHEARLAVDEAAALARAFDGRVRVVWAIGSPRMPEGVGIYSVEQLREEEHRTATASLAELQRKFDADGTAAETGVLMLGDRDDDIGGALEHEAVRWQADTIVVGSQGKRGLARILLGSVAERTVKVSRRTVIVVRAQHPDHADG; this is encoded by the coding sequence ATGCACCAACGCATCCTCGCCGCCTTCGACGGCAGCCACGAAGCCCGCCTGGCCGTGGACGAAGCCGCCGCCCTCGCCCGCGCCTTCGACGGCCGCGTGCGGGTGGTGTGGGCGATCGGCTCGCCGCGCATGCCGGAAGGTGTCGGTATTTACAGCGTCGAGCAACTGCGCGAGGAAGAACACCGTACCGCCACGGCCTCGCTGGCCGAACTGCAGCGCAAGTTCGATGCCGACGGCACCGCGGCCGAGACCGGCGTGCTGATGCTCGGCGATCGCGACGACGATATTGGCGGCGCGCTCGAGCACGAGGCCGTGCGCTGGCAGGCCGACACCATCGTGGTGGGCTCGCAGGGCAAGCGCGGCCTGGCGCGCATCCTGCTGGGCAGCGTGGCCGAACGCACCGTCAAGGTCTCGCGCCGCACCGTCATCGTGGTGCGCGCACAGCACCCCGACCACGCCGACGGCTGA
- a CDS encoding ATP-binding cassette domain-containing protein, producing the protein MEWSTASRPAVIYGHRVAWISIALIVMHQSLVAASTVFLTQAIERFQVGGDYLPFLYLYLAAMTLPYIPGCGSFVFLQRWINDAHHAFVSRLSEQIRGKVAQYRNVSQRERVTATLARNSLPVLREYITFIHDLVSFTLNSSLSMAVIIFLLPSKLALGYITSFMLCLGFIFLLRKTIAASSSDYEIRYLTYTDSLNKAWDNVALGNSYNETIWRRRKEEAGRNFYNAAIALQIRKQLGNLLLAGASLLPTIFLIVMIFRDGRASAPVVAAVVVNLTRIFLILNSLSALVYKVLDFSAMRAKLEVLFAPVYTPLDSGSASADHVGTIYVNGSEVQGSSQVIDYVSNVEHGRIRITGPNGSGKSSALLALKEQFGNRCFLMPTNQASLAWEGVNEALSTGQQMISSLQEVVSIEDVKYILLDEWDANLDQGNATGIDVVLDELASTKVIVEVRHMRGQQ; encoded by the coding sequence ATGGAGTGGTCGACCGCCAGCAGACCGGCCGTTATCTACGGACACCGCGTTGCCTGGATCTCCATCGCCCTGATCGTCATGCATCAGAGCCTGGTGGCGGCCTCAACCGTGTTCTTGACGCAGGCGATCGAACGATTTCAAGTCGGGGGGGACTACCTCCCCTTTCTATACCTCTATCTGGCAGCCATGACGCTGCCCTACATTCCCGGCTGCGGCTCATTCGTCTTCCTGCAGCGATGGATCAACGACGCGCACCATGCATTTGTGAGCCGGCTCTCCGAGCAAATCAGAGGAAAGGTTGCTCAATATCGCAACGTTTCGCAACGCGAACGCGTGACCGCGACCCTCGCGCGGAACTCGCTGCCGGTGTTAAGAGAGTACATCACGTTCATACATGATCTTGTCAGCTTTACACTGAACAGCTCACTGAGTATGGCCGTCATCATTTTCCTTTTGCCATCCAAACTGGCACTGGGATATATCACCAGTTTCATGCTGTGCCTTGGATTCATATTCCTACTCAGGAAGACGATCGCTGCATCCTCATCAGATTACGAAATCCGCTATCTCACTTACACGGATTCACTCAATAAAGCATGGGATAACGTGGCGCTCGGGAACAGCTATAACGAGACGATCTGGCGGCGCAGAAAGGAGGAGGCCGGACGGAATTTCTACAATGCCGCCATTGCGCTGCAAATACGAAAGCAACTAGGGAACCTACTTCTCGCCGGTGCATCGCTGTTGCCGACGATCTTCTTGATCGTCATGATCTTCCGCGACGGGCGCGCCTCTGCGCCCGTTGTGGCCGCCGTGGTCGTCAACCTCACCCGTATCTTCCTCATACTGAACTCGCTGAGTGCGCTGGTCTACAAGGTGCTGGACTTCTCTGCGATGCGAGCAAAGCTCGAAGTCCTGTTTGCTCCCGTGTACACGCCCCTCGACAGCGGGTCGGCCAGCGCGGACCACGTCGGCACGATCTATGTCAATGGCTCCGAGGTACAAGGCAGCTCACAGGTCATTGATTACGTTTCCAACGTTGAACATGGGCGCATCAGGATTACCGGACCGAACGGCAGCGGAAAATCCAGCGCCCTGCTGGCGCTGAAAGAACAGTTTGGCAACAGGTGCTTCCTTATGCCCACGAACCAGGCCAGCTTGGCATGGGAAGGTGTCAATGAAGCACTCTCAACCGGGCAGCAAATGATCTCGTCACTGCAGGAGGTCGTCTCAATCGAGGATGTCAAATACATCCTGCTGGACGAATGGGATGCCAATCTTGATCAGGGCAATGCGACAGGAATCGACGTGGTTCTTGATGAACTGGCAAGTACCAAAGTGATCGTTGAAGTTCGCCATATGCGCGGCCAACAATGA